The following proteins are co-located in the Calliphora vicina chromosome 2, idCalVici1.1, whole genome shotgun sequence genome:
- the LOC135951307 gene encoding uncharacterized protein LOC135951307, whose protein sequence is MSKLQILTDVNDLKYLRDLYRNHIPNTSHGYYTLTNFIHWFESNPNIDHVKVYVLDNWRESGLFIILDRYQLFINTLNLNVDELLNALKLWDWSRKYKIFALPALLFPVVEKTLRELNINIRMTTLKIYQRDRSCVNYNEISIPNTLVLRPLSTTDANLINDTWYSRQNGSLEFIQSLITYNINLGLYTKYTNELVAWCTRCQCGFLGTLHVKDEYRGQGLATILIEMYSRKIIERGEDVRTMINDNNLVSKTLFSKLGFKYQEDVFIMYNEP, encoded by the exons ATGtcgaaattacaaattttaactgATGTAAATGACCTCAAGTATTTACGCGATTTATATCGTAATCATATTCCAAATACCTCTCACGGCTACTACACGCTAACAAATTTTATACACTGGTTTGAATCGAATCCTAATATTGATCATGTCAAAGTTTATGTGCTCGACAATTGGAGGGAAAGcggtttgtttattattttg GATCGTTATCAATTGTTTATTAACACTTTAAATCTGAATGTGGACGAGTTGTTAAATGCTTTGAAGTTGTGGGATTGGAGtcgtaaatataaaatattcgcATTGCCAGCACTTTTATTTCCTGtagttgaaaaaactttaagagagctaaatataaatattagaatGACTACTCTTAAAATCTATCAAAGAGATCGAAGTTGTGTAAACTATAATGAGATTAG CATTCCTAATACACTGGTACTACGGCCCTTATCGACTACAGATGCCAATCTAATCAACGATACATGGTACTCGCGTCAGAATGGCtctttagaatttattcaatctttaattacatacaatataaatttgggcttatatacaaaatatacaaatgaATTAGTGGCTTGGTGTACCAG atGTCAGTGTGGTTTCCTAGGCACTCTTCATGTTAAGGATGAATATCGGGGACAAGGTTTGGCCACCATATTGATTGAAATGTATTCTCGAAAAATCATTGAACGTGGGGAGGATGTACGCACAATGATAAACGACAATAATTTAGTGTCGAAGACACTTTTTAGTAAACTAGGTTTCAAATACCAGGAGGATGTATTTATTATGTACAATGAGccataa
- the LOC135951498 gene encoding uncharacterized protein LOC135951498, giving the protein MNELFELKDLDELQKLRDLYHRDWPQNCVGYYCLDNFLKWKKKDAQLKNLRIYSSTKEEGLYVIVDRYQLFVGSLNKDNCANLRELLMDLDWSKGFKVSSFLECFRPAVLSTVESKNLNLEYDSLTLMYYLSNAEAKLLDVSCPPGFIIKPLCSTTDADIINSLWPNRHDGSLFLTKRLIDWNINMGIYVESTNELVAWCLRLQGGFLGALQVKDDYKRLGLGAAVARATSRSIANQGDDVMALVNKDNQPSRGMFEKLNFKVTDRCYWLRTYPLIENFKWPENE; this is encoded by the exons atgaACGAACTTTTTGAATTAAAAGATCTCGATGAATTACAAAAATTGCGAGACTTATACCACCGTGATTGGCCTCAGAATTGTGTGGGATATTATtgtttggataattttttaaagtggaAAAAGAAAGATGCACAACTGAAAAATCTAAGAATCTATTCGTCAACAAAAGAAGAAGGCCTCTACGTGATTGTAGATCGTTATCAGTTATTTGTAGGCTCTTTGAATAAAGACAACTGTGCGAATTTAAGAGAACTTCTAATGGACTTAGATTGGTCGAAAGGTTTTAAAGTCAGTTCATTTTTGGAATGTTTCAGACCGGCAGTGTTGAGTACGGTGGAAAGTAAAAATCTTAACTTAGAATATGATAGTTTGACATTGATGTACTATTTGTCAAATGCAGAAGCTAAACTGTTGGATGTAAG CTGCCCCCCAGGATTTATTATAAAACCTCTATGTTCCACCACTGATGCTGATATTATTAATTCCTTGTGGCCCAATCGCCATGATGGTTCATTGTTTTTGACTAAACGTTTAATTGATTGGAATATAAATATGGGAATTTATGTTGAGTCAACAAATGAATTGGTTGCCTGGTGTTTACG GCTGCAAGGAGGTTTTTTGGGTGCCTTACAAGTTAAAGATGATTACAAACGTTTAGGTTTGGGAGCAGCTGTGGCGCGGGCCACCTCACGTAGTATAGCCAATCAGGGAGATGATGTTATGGCTTTGGTTAATAAGGACAATCAACCATCGCGTGGCATGTTTGAAAAGTTGAATTTCAAAGTAACAGATCGTTGTTATTGGCTGAGAACATATCcgcttatagaaaattttaagtgGCCCGAAAACGAATAA
- the LOC135951321 gene encoding uncharacterized protein LOC135951321 gives MSNKLVEIPINKWPTLRDLYTKRKDRASCYNFLQTLINWKNKEPELQLSIYSLNGDWETDGTFVAKFLYQVFFNTCGDNQERLLKALNCLDSAKSYTLAGYQDFVVPTVEQHFIDSGLDKEVCKPTCTVWYHITKEQAKQFTVDAPSNVQFKPLEECHAEHINSVWPHRGPGSIDFVKLLIRQNDSVGLFDNNNLVAWCLILPLGALGLLQVMDTHKRKGFGNLAVRYMSKLLAEKEIEVTAPVVIDNVASRAMFEKLGFKVIDKVYWADKPANK, from the exons ATGTCAAACAAATTAGTGGAAATACCCATAAACAAATGGCCGACATTACGTGATTTGTATACAAAACGTAAAGATCGTGCatcttgttataattttttacaaactcTAATCAATTGGAAAAACAAAGAACCCGAATTGCAGCTAAGCATTTATTCACTTAACGGCGATTGGGAGACGGATGGTACATTTGTTGCCAAG TTTTTATATCAAGTATTTTTTAACACATGTGGAGATAATCAAGAACGTTTGTTGAAGGCTTTGAATTGCTTGGATTCAGCGAAATCTTACACATTGGCTGGGTATCAAGATTTTGTGGTACCCACAGTAGAGCAACATTTTATTGACTCTGGTCTAGATAAGGAAGTATGTAAACCTACTTGTACGGTTTGGTATCATATAACCAAAGAACAGGCTAAACAATTTACAGTCGA TGCTCCCAGTAATGTACAATTTAAGCCCCTGGAAGAATGTCATGCCGAACATATAAACAGTGTTTGGCCCCACAGAGGTCCCGGTTCGATTGATTTTGTCAAGTTACTCATACGCCAAAATGACTCTGTTGGTTTATTTGATAACAACAATTTGGTGGCTTGGTGTCTAAT cctTCCTTTGGGTGCTCTGGGTCTGTTGCAGGTTATGGATACGCATAAACGTAAAGGTTTCGGCAATTTGGCAGTACGTTACATGTCCAAACTATTGGCTGAAAAAGAAATTGAAGTCACTGCTCCAGTGGTTATTGATAATGTGGCTTCCCGTGCCATGTTTGAGAAACTAGgttttaaagttatcgataaagtGTATTGGGCTGACAAAccggcaaataaataa